A region from the Pseudomonas promysalinigenes genome encodes:
- a CDS encoding DUF4174 domain-containing protein, which produces MLVRSLTLATLLAVSGTLLAADSDAPLAKELGKARPLVVIAPSSADPTLRGLNDALKDPATEAGFKERKLVLFSVAQMMGKRDDKNLEQQTTMALIRELKLGASKGTKVILVGLDGERHVLKDDESGDKLDAQAIFKAVDELPASEKAAVAPEPAAAAAPEPKGKDGKSAKPAKPAAPPKPLED; this is translated from the coding sequence ATGCTCGTCCGGTCATTGACCCTCGCCACTTTGCTCGCTGTCAGCGGCACGTTGTTAGCAGCCGACAGTGACGCGCCACTGGCCAAGGAACTGGGCAAGGCCAGGCCATTGGTCGTTATCGCGCCTAGCAGTGCCGACCCCACCCTGCGAGGGCTGAACGACGCGCTCAAGGATCCAGCAACCGAGGCCGGCTTTAAGGAGCGCAAGCTGGTGCTGTTCAGCGTTGCTCAAATGATGGGTAAGCGCGATGACAAGAACCTCGAACAGCAGACCACCATGGCCCTGATTCGCGAGCTCAAGCTAGGTGCCAGCAAGGGTACCAAGGTGATTCTGGTGGGCCTGGACGGTGAACGTCATGTGCTCAAGGATGACGAGTCGGGGGACAAGCTCGACGCCCAGGCGATCTTCAAGGCAGTTGATGAGCTGCCGGCCAGCGAGAAGGCGGCGGTCGCTCCAGAGCCTGCGGCCGCGGCTGCGCCCGAGCCCAAGGGTAAGGATGGCAAGAGCGCCAAGCCCGCCAAACCGGCAGCGCCTCCCAAACCCCTGGAGGACTGA
- a CDS encoding shikimate dehydrogenase, with protein MSQPAILAGLIGRGIQLSRTPALHEHEGDAQHLRYLYRLIDADQLQLADSALPQLLDAAQHTGFTGLNITYPFKQAILPLLDELSDEARGIGAVNTVVFQNGRRIGHNTDCLGFAEGLRRGLPDVSRKRVVQMGAGGAGSAVAHALLSEGVEQLVLFEVDAARAQALVDNLNGHFGEGRAVLGENLAAQVADADGLVNTTPVGMAKLPGTPLPVELLHPRLWVAEIIYFPLETELLKAARALGCRTLDGSNMAVFQAVKAFELFSGKQANAQRMQTHFASFT; from the coding sequence ATGAGCCAACCTGCCATCCTCGCCGGCCTGATTGGCCGCGGTATCCAGCTATCGCGCACCCCTGCTCTGCATGAGCACGAAGGCGACGCCCAGCACCTGCGCTACCTCTACCGTTTGATCGACGCTGATCAGCTTCAGCTTGCAGACAGCGCATTGCCGCAACTGCTGGATGCCGCACAACATACCGGCTTCACAGGGCTGAACATCACCTACCCATTCAAGCAAGCGATCCTGCCGCTGCTCGATGAGCTGTCCGACGAGGCGCGGGGTATCGGCGCAGTGAATACTGTCGTGTTCCAGAACGGCAGGCGGATCGGCCACAATACCGATTGCCTGGGCTTCGCCGAAGGCCTGCGGCGCGGCCTGCCGGACGTTTCGCGCAAGCGCGTGGTGCAGATGGGCGCGGGCGGGGCAGGCTCTGCCGTGGCTCATGCACTGTTGAGCGAAGGCGTCGAGCAACTGGTGCTGTTCGAAGTGGACGCCGCACGTGCGCAAGCGCTGGTCGACAATCTCAATGGCCATTTCGGTGAAGGCCGGGCGGTGCTGGGCGAGAACCTCGCGGCTCAGGTCGCCGATGCAGATGGGCTGGTCAACACCACGCCGGTCGGAATGGCGAAATTGCCAGGCACACCCTTGCCGGTCGAACTCTTGCACCCGCGCCTGTGGGTGGCTGAAATCATCTACTTCCCGCTTGAAACCGAACTGCTCAAAGCAGCCCGCGCCCTCGGTTGCCGAACCCTGGACGGCAGCAACATGGCCGTATTCCAAGCCGTCAAAGCGTTCGAACTGTTCAGCGGCAAACAGGCGAATGCCCAGCGGATGCAAACGCATTTCGCCAGCTTCACCTGA
- the aroQ gene encoding type II 3-dehydroquinate dehydratase, with the protein MTPLILVLNGPNLNMLGTREPAQYGHETLADLAQGCAETAQTHGLEIEFRQTNHEGELIDWIHAARGRCAGIVINPGAWTHTSVAIRDALVASELPVIEVHLSNVHKREPFRHLSFVSSIAVGVICGLGSHGYRMALSHFAELLREPRP; encoded by the coding sequence ATGACACCCCTCATTCTCGTGCTCAACGGCCCTAATCTGAACATGCTGGGGACCCGCGAGCCCGCCCAGTATGGCCATGAAACCCTTGCCGACCTTGCCCAGGGTTGCGCCGAAACCGCTCAAACCCATGGCCTGGAAATCGAGTTCCGCCAGACCAACCATGAAGGCGAACTGATCGACTGGATTCACGCCGCTCGGGGCCGTTGCGCCGGCATCGTGATCAACCCCGGCGCCTGGACCCACACCTCGGTGGCGATTCGCGATGCACTGGTGGCCAGCGAGCTGCCGGTGATCGAAGTGCACTTGTCTAACGTGCACAAGCGCGAGCCGTTCCGCCATTTGTCTTTCGTTTCATCGATTGCAGTCGGGGTCATCTGCGGCCTTGGCAGCCATGGCTATCGCATGGCCCTGAGCCACTTTGCCGAACTGTTGCGGGAGCCACGCCCATGA
- a CDS encoding MFS transporter → MSISHEVPPATLRRVIAASAIGNFVEWFDFAVYGFLATLIASQFFASEDASVALLKTFAVFAVAFALRPLGGIVFGALGDRFGRKRILSLTILLMAGSTTLIGLLPTYASIGLAAPALLTLARCLQGFSAGGEYAGACAYLMEHAPENQRAFYGSFVPVSTFSAFACAAVIAYGLEATLSTEAMTAWGWRIPFLVAAPLGLVGLYLRWRMEETPAFREAIAQGKVHEHSPLKDTLRNHGRAIRNLGMFISLTALSFYMFTTYFATYLQLVGNLTRAQSLLVTTVALLFAAVGCPLAGAFSDRVGRRKTIGFTCLWVMVCVFPAYWLASSGSMPAALLGVILLAVGALCSGVVTAALLSESFPTRTRYTASAITYNVAYTLFGGTAPLVATWLIGQTGSSLAPAFYLVAIALVALVGGLALPETSRISLHEEADSAVAPQVPISS, encoded by the coding sequence ATGTCCATATCGCATGAGGTACCCCCCGCCACCCTGCGCAGGGTCATCGCCGCTTCGGCCATCGGCAACTTCGTCGAATGGTTCGACTTCGCGGTGTATGGCTTTCTCGCCACATTGATCGCCAGCCAGTTCTTCGCCAGTGAAGACGCCAGCGTCGCCCTGCTCAAGACCTTCGCGGTGTTCGCCGTGGCCTTCGCTTTACGCCCGCTCGGCGGCATCGTGTTCGGCGCCCTTGGCGACCGTTTCGGGCGCAAGCGTATCCTGTCGCTGACCATCCTGCTGATGGCTGGCTCCACCACCTTGATCGGCCTGCTGCCGACCTATGCCAGCATTGGCCTCGCCGCACCTGCTCTATTGACCCTGGCGCGATGCCTGCAGGGGTTTTCTGCCGGCGGCGAATACGCAGGCGCCTGCGCCTACCTGATGGAGCACGCACCCGAGAACCAACGCGCGTTCTACGGCAGCTTCGTGCCGGTATCGACGTTCTCGGCCTTCGCCTGCGCGGCGGTGATCGCCTATGGCCTGGAAGCTACACTCTCCACCGAAGCGATGACCGCCTGGGGGTGGCGCATCCCATTCCTGGTGGCCGCACCGCTGGGGTTGGTGGGTTTGTACCTACGCTGGCGCATGGAGGAAACCCCGGCATTTCGCGAAGCCATCGCACAGGGCAAGGTCCACGAACATTCGCCGCTCAAGGACACCCTGCGCAACCACGGGCGGGCGATACGTAACCTGGGTATGTTCATCTCGCTGACGGCCTTGTCGTTCTACATGTTCACCACCTACTTCGCCACCTACCTGCAACTGGTGGGTAACCTGACCCGCGCGCAGTCGTTGCTGGTAACCACCGTGGCGTTGCTGTTCGCAGCGGTGGGCTGCCCGCTGGCCGGGGCATTCTCCGACCGCGTCGGGCGACGCAAGACCATCGGGTTCACCTGCCTGTGGGTGATGGTCTGTGTATTCCCCGCTTACTGGCTAGCCAGTTCCGGCTCGATGCCGGCAGCACTGCTGGGGGTGATCCTGTTGGCGGTGGGCGCCTTGTGCAGTGGTGTGGTGACCGCGGCTCTGCTGTCGGAAAGCTTCCCCACCCGCACCCGCTACACCGCCTCGGCAATCACCTATAACGTGGCTTACACGCTGTTTGGCGGCACTGCACCCCTGGTAGCCACCTGGTTGATCGGACAGACCGGTAGCAGCCTGGCGCCGGCGTTCTACTTGGTAGCCATCGCCCTGGTGGCCTTGGTAGGTGGCTTGGCTTTGCCGGAAACCTCGCGCATTTCGCTGCACGAGGAAGCCGACAGCGCCGTAGCGCCACAGGTCCCAATATCCAGCTGA
- a CDS encoding FadR/GntR family transcriptional regulator yields the protein MHDTLPRAVPEQALQGIRKLIDDGEYRPGDALPSQRDLSEQLGVSRASLREALSSLSALGLVSVQPGKGVFVQASAPASSSFAWPYAEQVSASDTFQLRYALEGFAAGQAALAMTAHDIDRLQANVEAMRVELKAGRFEAAAQLDFAFHQHLLQACGNQAMLQVITASQDIFLESQKLPFIRPERAMETWEEHRKILRALARRSQAGAQKAMQEHIRNAASRTGVVFTV from the coding sequence ATGCACGACACCCTGCCCCGCGCCGTCCCCGAACAAGCCCTGCAAGGCATCCGCAAATTGATCGACGATGGCGAATATCGGCCTGGTGACGCATTGCCGTCACAGCGCGATCTGTCCGAGCAGCTGGGCGTGAGCCGGGCCTCGCTTCGTGAGGCACTGTCGTCGCTCAGCGCGTTGGGCCTGGTCAGTGTCCAGCCAGGCAAAGGCGTGTTCGTACAAGCCTCGGCGCCTGCGTCGTCGAGCTTTGCCTGGCCCTACGCCGAGCAGGTGTCGGCCAGCGATACCTTCCAACTGCGCTACGCGCTGGAAGGTTTCGCCGCCGGCCAGGCGGCCCTCGCGATGACTGCGCACGACATCGACCGCTTGCAAGCGAACGTCGAAGCCATGCGTGTGGAGCTCAAAGCCGGGCGCTTCGAAGCCGCAGCGCAGTTGGATTTCGCTTTCCACCAACACTTACTGCAGGCGTGCGGCAACCAGGCCATGCTGCAAGTGATCACCGCCAGCCAGGACATCTTCCTGGAAAGCCAAAAACTGCCCTTCATCCGCCCGGAACGGGCGATGGAAACCTGGGAGGAACACCGCAAGATCCTCCGCGCCCTTGCCCGTCGCTCCCAAGCGGGGGCGCAGAAGGCCATGCAGGAACACATCCGTAATGCCGCCTCACGCACCGGCGTGGTATTCACGGTGTAA
- a CDS encoding transporter substrate-binding domain-containing protein has protein sequence MKTFRTLLLASLMCGGALVLPTAKADALADISARGVLKVAVPQDFPPFGSVGPDFKPRGLDIDTAQLLADKLGVKLALTPVNSTNRIPFLTTGKVDLVISSLGKNPERAAVIDFSRPYAPFYLAVFGPAEADIANIDAVAGKTISVTRGSIEDMELSAVAPKGAVIKRFEDNNSTIAAYLSGQVELIASGSVVMAAIAEKNPAKVPVMKVKLKDSPVYVGLAKNEPALLDKVNATLEAAKVDGSLNRNAEKWLKQPLPADL, from the coding sequence ATGAAGACTTTCCGTACCCTGTTACTGGCCAGCCTGATGTGTGGCGGCGCCCTGGTATTGCCCACCGCCAAGGCCGATGCACTGGCTGACATCAGCGCACGTGGTGTGCTCAAGGTGGCAGTGCCACAGGACTTCCCCCCGTTCGGTTCGGTCGGGCCTGACTTCAAGCCCCGTGGCCTGGACATCGATACGGCGCAGCTGCTGGCCGACAAATTGGGTGTAAAACTTGCCCTGACGCCGGTTAACAGCACCAACCGGATACCGTTTCTCACCACTGGCAAGGTCGACCTGGTGATCTCCAGCCTGGGCAAAAATCCTGAGCGTGCAGCCGTGATCGACTTCTCCAGGCCCTACGCACCGTTCTACCTGGCCGTATTTGGCCCGGCCGAGGCGGACATCGCCAACATCGATGCCGTAGCAGGCAAAACCATCAGCGTCACCCGCGGCTCGATCGAGGACATGGAACTGAGCGCCGTGGCGCCCAAAGGCGCAGTCATCAAGCGCTTCGAAGACAACAACTCGACCATCGCCGCCTACCTTTCCGGGCAGGTCGAACTGATCGCCAGCGGCAGTGTGGTAATGGCGGCCATCGCTGAGAAAAACCCGGCCAAGGTGCCGGTGATGAAGGTCAAGCTCAAGGACTCGCCTGTTTACGTGGGGCTGGCCAAGAACGAGCCGGCGTTGCTGGACAAGGTCAATGCCACGCTGGAAGCCGCCAAGGTCGACGGCAGCCTGAACCGCAACGCCGAGAAATGGTTGAAACAGCCGCTGCCGGCCGACCTGTGA
- a CDS encoding amino acid ABC transporter permease, whose amino-acid sequence MAYAFDFAPVLAQSDLLLKGAWFTLQLTAVGTLLGVAIGVLGAGVRAWRVRPFDLLFGVYVELIRNTPFIVQLFFIFFGLPALGVRLTEWQAAVLAMVINLGAYSTEIIRAGIQAIPKGQLEAAAALAMSRFEAFRHVVLQPALAKVWSALTSQIVIVMLGSAVCSQIATEELSFAANFIQSRNFRAFETYLLTTLLYLFMAIVLRQLLAWAGQRLLMGKR is encoded by the coding sequence ATGGCGTATGCGTTTGATTTTGCCCCTGTATTGGCCCAGAGCGACCTGCTGCTCAAAGGCGCTTGGTTCACCTTGCAGCTCACCGCCGTCGGCACGCTGCTGGGTGTGGCCATCGGTGTACTTGGCGCTGGTGTGCGTGCCTGGCGAGTACGGCCTTTCGACCTGCTGTTCGGTGTGTACGTCGAGTTGATCCGCAACACACCTTTCATCGTTCAGCTGTTCTTCATTTTCTTCGGCCTGCCGGCGCTGGGTGTGCGCCTTACCGAGTGGCAAGCCGCCGTGCTGGCCATGGTGATCAACCTCGGAGCCTATTCCACCGAGATCATTCGTGCCGGTATCCAGGCCATCCCCAAGGGGCAGTTGGAGGCAGCCGCAGCCTTGGCCATGAGCCGCTTCGAGGCGTTCCGCCATGTGGTGTTGCAGCCTGCGCTGGCGAAAGTCTGGTCGGCGCTGACCAGCCAGATCGTGATCGTCATGCTGGGGTCGGCGGTGTGTTCGCAGATTGCCACCGAGGAGCTGTCGTTCGCCGCCAACTTCATCCAGTCGCGTAATTTTCGCGCCTTTGAAACTTACCTGCTGACCACCTTGCTGTATCTGTTCATGGCCATCGTGCTGCGTCAGCTGCTGGCCTGGGCGGGGCAGCGCCTGCTGATGGGGAAACGCTGA
- a CDS encoding amino acid ABC transporter permease, which produces MMDFTFWDILRNLLIGLQWTLLLSLVAFVCGGLAGLLVLVARLSQHLMVRSLARGYIELFQGTPLLMQLFMVFFGIALFGLDVSAWMAAAIALTLFTSAFLAEIWRGCVEAIPRGQWEASGSLALSRMEQLRHVILPQAMRIAVAPTVGFSVQVVKGTAVTSIIGFTELTKTGGMLANATFEPFMVYGLVALGYFVLCYPLSLSARYLERRLHAPA; this is translated from the coding sequence CTGATGGACTTCACCTTCTGGGACATCTTGCGCAATCTGCTGATCGGCCTGCAATGGACCCTGCTGTTGTCGCTGGTAGCGTTTGTGTGTGGCGGTTTAGCGGGCCTGCTGGTGCTGGTTGCGCGGTTGTCCCAGCACCTGATGGTGCGCAGCCTGGCCAGGGGCTACATCGAGCTGTTCCAAGGTACGCCGCTGCTGATGCAACTGTTCATGGTGTTCTTCGGCATTGCCTTGTTTGGCCTGGACGTGTCTGCCTGGATGGCCGCCGCGATTGCCCTGACCCTGTTCACCAGCGCCTTTCTCGCTGAAATCTGGCGCGGTTGCGTCGAAGCGATACCGCGCGGCCAGTGGGAGGCCTCCGGCAGCCTGGCGCTTAGCCGGATGGAGCAGTTGCGCCATGTGATCCTGCCTCAGGCCATGCGCATCGCCGTGGCACCGACGGTTGGCTTTTCCGTGCAGGTGGTCAAGGGCACGGCGGTGACCTCGATCATTGGTTTCACCGAACTGACCAAGACCGGCGGCATGCTGGCAAACGCCACGTTCGAGCCGTTCATGGTCTACGGCCTGGTCGCGCTGGGCTATTTCGTACTCTGCTACCCGCTCTCGTTGAGCGCCCGTTATTTGGAAAGGAGGCTGCATGCCCCTGCTTAG
- a CDS encoding amino acid ABC transporter ATP-binding protein — protein MPLLRVSALHKYYGDNHVLKGVDLAIEEGEVVAIIGRSGSGKSTLLRTLNGLESISDGVIEVDGEYLDAARADLRSLRQKVGMVFQQFNLFPHLSVGENVMLAPQVVKKASRTEARQLAEQMLARVGLAEKFDAYPDRLSGGQQQRVAIARALAMSPKVLLCDEITSALDPELVNEVLGVVRQLASEGMTLIMVTHEMRFAREVGDKLVFMHQGKVHEVGHPREVFAAPQTAELANFIGAVASA, from the coding sequence ATGCCCCTGCTTAGAGTGTCCGCGCTGCACAAATACTATGGCGACAACCACGTGCTGAAGGGGGTCGACCTTGCCATCGAGGAAGGCGAGGTAGTAGCCATCATCGGCCGCAGTGGCTCAGGCAAGAGCACCTTGCTGCGTACCCTCAACGGCCTGGAATCGATCAGCGACGGTGTTATCGAAGTGGACGGCGAATACCTCGACGCTGCCCGAGCCGACTTGCGTTCCCTGCGGCAAAAGGTCGGTATGGTGTTCCAGCAGTTCAACCTGTTTCCCCACCTGAGCGTGGGCGAGAATGTGATGCTCGCCCCGCAGGTGGTGAAGAAGGCCAGCCGCACCGAAGCGCGCCAGTTGGCCGAACAGATGCTGGCGCGGGTTGGCCTTGCCGAAAAATTCGATGCCTATCCTGATCGCCTCTCCGGTGGCCAGCAGCAGCGAGTCGCGATTGCCCGCGCCTTGGCGATGTCGCCGAAGGTGTTGCTGTGCGACGAGATCACCTCGGCCCTGGACCCGGAATTGGTCAATGAGGTGCTCGGGGTGGTTCGCCAACTGGCCAGCGAGGGCATGACCCTGATCATGGTCACTCACGAAATGCGCTTCGCCCGTGAAGTTGGAGACAAGCTGGTGTTCATGCACCAAGGCAAAGTGCATGAAGTGGGCCACCCGCGTGAGGTGTTCGCCGCGCCGCAGACGGCGGAGTTGGCCAATTTTATTGGAGCAGTGGCGTCGGCCTAA
- a CDS encoding ABC transporter ATP-binding protein, which produces MTVMHSVQPAPMACSGLGLKLAGHAVLCDITLSVIPGETLAVVGPNGSGKSSLLKLLAGLRTPSSGSVELLGEPLAGLPRRRVAQALALVEQQADTLDAISVFDAVALGRTPWLSALTPFSSADRAIVEQALADLDAAHLTTRVWRSLSGGERQRVHIARALAQRPQVLLLDEPTNHLDIQHQLSLLQQVQGLPVTTLVALHDLNQALTCDRVAVLDQGRLVALGKPLEVLTPERLLSTFRVHAHYLTDPYDGTPVLRFRVP; this is translated from the coding sequence ATGACGGTCATGCACAGCGTACAACCAGCACCCATGGCATGCAGCGGCCTGGGCCTGAAATTGGCAGGCCACGCCGTGTTGTGCGACATCACGCTCAGCGTGATACCCGGTGAAACCTTGGCCGTCGTCGGCCCTAACGGCTCGGGCAAATCGTCACTGCTCAAACTGTTAGCAGGCCTGCGCACACCCAGTTCAGGTAGTGTTGAATTGCTGGGCGAGCCGCTGGCAGGCCTGCCACGTCGGCGCGTCGCACAAGCCTTGGCGCTGGTCGAGCAACAAGCCGACACCCTCGACGCGATCAGCGTGTTCGATGCCGTTGCCCTGGGCCGTACACCGTGGCTGTCAGCGCTGACGCCGTTTTCCAGCGCAGACCGCGCAATCGTCGAGCAAGCCCTGGCCGATCTGGATGCTGCGCACCTAACCACTCGCGTATGGCGGTCATTGTCCGGCGGCGAGCGCCAGCGCGTGCACATCGCCCGCGCCTTGGCTCAGCGGCCTCAGGTGCTGTTGCTCGACGAGCCGACCAACCACCTCGACATCCAGCACCAGCTCAGCTTGCTGCAGCAGGTGCAGGGGTTACCGGTGACCACATTGGTTGCCTTGCACGATCTTAACCAGGCCCTGACCTGCGACCGGGTCGCTGTGCTTGACCAGGGACGCCTGGTCGCCCTCGGCAAACCGCTGGAGGTGCTCACCCCTGAGCGGCTGCTGAGCACCTTCAGGGTGCATGCCCATTACCTGACCGACCCCTACGATGGTACGCCTGTCCTGCGCTTTCGGGTGCCGTGA
- a CDS encoding FecCD family ABC transporter permease: MIKALLYSTLALLALLAAVLAGTVIGETHLQPSVVGQVLANHLWQAGYPVDPIDAGIVWNYRLTRSLVAAACGAGLATCGVILQALLRNPLAEPYLLGLSAGASTGAVLVGLLGLGSAALSMSGGAFLGALAAFTLVLVLARAAGPDSNNAQVILAGIAGSQLFNALTALLITQSATAEQARGILFWLLGNLSGVRWPSVWLAFPAALFGLVVCLWHRRALDAFTFGSDSAASLGIAVRRSQLLLISCAALVTAVMVSIVGAIGFVGLVIPHALRLLLGPGHGRLLPASALGGALFLIAADILSRTLIAGQVIPVGVVTALLGAPVFALILISRRGRP; encoded by the coding sequence ATGATCAAAGCACTGCTCTACAGCACGCTGGCCCTGCTGGCCTTGCTCGCTGCCGTGCTGGCCGGCACGGTCATCGGTGAGACCCACTTGCAGCCAAGCGTCGTCGGCCAGGTGCTGGCCAATCACCTGTGGCAAGCCGGCTATCCGGTCGATCCGATCGATGCCGGTATCGTCTGGAACTACCGCCTGACCCGCTCGCTGGTCGCCGCAGCCTGCGGTGCAGGCCTGGCCACTTGCGGGGTCATTCTCCAGGCACTACTGCGCAACCCGCTAGCCGAACCTTACCTGCTGGGCCTTTCGGCCGGAGCCTCCACCGGCGCAGTGCTGGTGGGGCTGCTGGGGCTTGGCAGTGCGGCCCTGAGTATGTCTGGCGGTGCCTTCCTTGGGGCCCTTGCCGCGTTCACCCTGGTACTGGTGCTGGCCCGCGCCGCTGGGCCCGACAGCAACAACGCACAGGTAATTCTCGCCGGCATCGCTGGCTCACAGTTGTTCAATGCCCTCACCGCCTTGCTCATCACCCAATCAGCCACCGCCGAGCAAGCCCGAGGCATTCTGTTCTGGCTGCTGGGCAACCTCAGCGGCGTACGCTGGCCCTCGGTATGGCTGGCCTTCCCTGCAGCCCTGTTCGGCTTGGTGGTGTGCCTGTGGCACCGCCGCGCGCTGGACGCTTTTACGTTCGGCTCTGACTCGGCGGCGTCTCTGGGCATCGCGGTGCGCCGCAGCCAGTTGCTACTGATCAGCTGCGCGGCGCTGGTGACGGCGGTGATGGTCTCGATCGTCGGCGCCATCGGCTTCGTTGGCCTGGTGATACCCCACGCCTTGCGCCTGCTGCTAGGCCCAGGCCACGGCCGATTGCTACCTGCCAGCGCCCTGGGTGGGGCATTGTTCCTGATTGCCGCCGATATCCTGTCGCGCACCCTGATCGCCGGCCAGGTCATTCCGGTAGGCGTGGTCACTGCCTTGCTGGGTGCACCGGTTTTTGCCCTGATCCTGATCAGTCGCCGGGGGCGCCCATGA
- a CDS encoding ABC transporter substrate-binding protein: protein MLPRLIAWLASLSFTGLAQAGTTHYPLTLENCGMPQTFAQAPERAVTIGQAGSEMLYALGLGDKLAGTSLWFNNVLPEYQAVNARVPRLADNEPSFEAVVAKRPQLVAVQFEWMVGAQGAVATREQFAELGIATYLLPSDCEGKDNLVGADGTRLQAFQVDSIYKSVSQLAEIFDVQERGAALNADLKARLASARLQLRDKDLSKTSALFWFSSSELAAAPYVAGRQGVADFMLRTLGVRNVVDSTEEWPTVGWETLAKANPTWLIIARMDRRRYPADDYKKKLEFLRKDPVTKHMDAVKHNRIILLDAEAMQAGIRLFRGLQTLSAAFASGHAAQ from the coding sequence ATGCTGCCCCGTCTTATAGCCTGGCTTGCAAGCCTGAGCTTCACCGGCCTGGCCCAGGCCGGTACCACTCACTATCCGCTGACCCTTGAGAACTGCGGTATGCCGCAGACGTTCGCCCAAGCCCCGGAGCGTGCGGTCACCATCGGCCAGGCAGGCAGCGAAATGCTCTATGCGCTGGGCCTTGGCGACAAGCTGGCCGGTACCTCACTGTGGTTCAACAACGTGCTGCCCGAATACCAGGCAGTCAATGCCAGGGTACCGCGCCTGGCCGACAACGAGCCGAGTTTCGAGGCAGTCGTGGCCAAGCGTCCTCAATTGGTGGCCGTGCAATTCGAGTGGATGGTGGGCGCTCAGGGGGCGGTGGCTACCCGCGAGCAGTTCGCTGAGTTGGGCATTGCAACCTACCTGCTGCCTTCGGACTGCGAGGGCAAGGACAACCTGGTGGGTGCCGACGGCACTCGTCTGCAGGCGTTTCAGGTCGACAGCATCTACAAAAGTGTCAGCCAGCTGGCCGAGATCTTCGACGTGCAGGAGCGCGGCGCAGCCCTCAATGCCGACCTCAAAGCACGCCTGGCCAGCGCCAGGCTGCAACTGCGCGACAAAGACCTGAGCAAAACTTCGGCACTGTTCTGGTTCTCCAGCAGCGAACTCGCCGCCGCCCCATATGTGGCCGGCCGCCAGGGCGTAGCTGACTTCATGCTGCGCACGCTGGGGGTGCGCAACGTAGTCGATTCGACCGAAGAGTGGCCGACCGTAGGCTGGGAAACCTTGGCCAAGGCCAACCCTACCTGGCTGATCATCGCGCGCATGGACCGCCGTCGCTACCCTGCCGATGACTATAAGAAAAAGCTCGAATTCCTTCGCAAGGACCCGGTGACAAAGCACATGGATGCGGTGAAGCATAACCGTATCATCCTGCTCGACGCCGAAGCGATGCAGGCCGGAATCCGCCTGTTCCGTGGGCTGCAAACGTTATCTGCAGCCTTCGCCAGTGGTCACGCGGCGCAATGA